The genomic DNA TTCAGTTACATTGTAGGTAACCTACAAGGGCTCAATTGAGTTTAGAGTTATGAGTTAAGAGTTATGAGTTTCAACTTTTAACTTTCAACTTCTAACTTTAAACTGTTTCAACATTTGATGCTTCTATCTTTACGGCTACTCCCTGGCGTAAAATATCCACAGAAAGCACGAGCATATGCTGTCCTAACTTCTCAACGAGGATTCCTTCCACACCAGCAAGTGGACCATTTTTTATCCTGACCCCCTGGCCTTCCTTAAGATAGGGATAGAGGTCAAGGGCTTCTTTGCTTTCTAAAAGTCTTTTTAAAGAAATTATCTGTTC from Nitrospirota bacterium includes the following:
- a CDS encoding antitermination protein NusG, which gives rise to EQIISLKRLLESKEALDLYPYLKEGQGVRIKNGPLAGVEGILVEKLGQHMLVLSVDILRQGVAVKIEASNVETV